In Streptomyces asoensis, a single genomic region encodes these proteins:
- a CDS encoding SMP-30/gluconolactonase/LRE family protein produces MDRRTPLVPLRYLTLPGHGPEDVVADPAGRVLTGVADGRILRVDGLDDPSAPRVEQVAEIDGRPLGLELLPDGDLLVCSADGALLHVDLGGGTGKARVLTGSAAGERLRFCSNVVALPDGTVYFTVSSRVHPLRDWMGDLVEHTGTGRLLRLEPGAREAEVVLEGLQFANGLARGADDSFLIVAETGARRLTRYGLTGPRAGRAESLVEDLPGYPDNLWRGAPDGPVWVALAGPRVPPLDLLHRAGPAVRRRAARLARSAPYRPSGTAGVLAVDDDGRIVHHLTRRRSGFRMVTSVCETGGRLVLGSLAERGIAVCEAP; encoded by the coding sequence ATGGACCGTCGGACCCCCCTCGTCCCCCTCAGGTACCTCACCCTCCCGGGACACGGACCCGAGGACGTCGTCGCCGACCCCGCGGGGCGCGTGCTGACCGGGGTGGCGGACGGGCGGATCCTGCGGGTCGACGGCCTGGACGACCCGTCCGCGCCCCGCGTGGAGCAGGTCGCCGAGATCGACGGACGGCCCCTCGGTCTCGAACTCCTCCCGGACGGCGACCTGCTGGTGTGCAGCGCCGACGGCGCGCTGCTGCACGTCGACCTCGGCGGCGGCACCGGGAAGGCCCGCGTCCTGACCGGGTCGGCGGCGGGGGAGCGGCTGCGGTTCTGCAGCAACGTCGTCGCCCTGCCCGACGGGACCGTGTACTTCACCGTCTCCAGCCGGGTCCATCCCCTGCGGGACTGGATGGGCGACCTCGTCGAACACACCGGCACCGGACGCCTGCTGCGTCTGGAGCCGGGCGCCCGGGAGGCCGAAGTCGTCCTGGAGGGGCTCCAGTTCGCCAACGGTCTGGCGCGCGGCGCCGACGACTCCTTCCTGATCGTCGCCGAGACCGGCGCCCGCCGCCTCACCCGCTACGGCCTCACCGGCCCCCGGGCGGGCCGGGCCGAGTCCCTCGTCGAGGACCTGCCCGGCTACCCGGACAACCTGTGGCGCGGCGCGCCGGACGGCCCGGTCTGGGTGGCGCTGGCCGGCCCGCGCGTCCCCCCGCTCGACCTGCTGCACCGCGCCGGCCCCGCGGTCCGCCGCCGTGCCGCCCGCCTCGCCCGGAGCGCGCCCTATCGCCCGTCCGGTACCGCGGGCGTCCTCGCCGTCGACGACGACGGCCGGATCGTCCACCACCTCACCCGCCGCCGCTCCGGGTTCCGTATGGTCACGAGCGTCTGCGAGACCGGCGGCCGGCTGGTCCTCGGCAGCCTCGCCGAGCGGGGCATCGCGGTCTGCGAGGCACCGTGA
- the crcB gene encoding fluoride efflux transporter CrcB has protein sequence MTAPEAESLRTGAARRTGGQGQLPVVAVVAVGGGIGAAARYAASLWWPTPGGHFPWTTFWVNVVGCAVIGCFLVLITEAVRVHRLVRPFFGTGVLGGFTTFSTYAVDIRQLFGEGRPGTALAYLAATLSAALLAVWLAAAATRRALEWRLR, from the coding sequence ATGACAGCTCCGGAGGCCGAGAGCCTGCGTACCGGTGCCGCGCGCCGGACCGGCGGGCAGGGGCAGCTCCCGGTGGTCGCCGTCGTGGCGGTCGGCGGTGGGATCGGTGCCGCCGCCCGGTACGCGGCCTCGCTGTGGTGGCCCACCCCGGGCGGCCACTTCCCCTGGACCACGTTCTGGGTGAACGTCGTCGGCTGCGCGGTGATCGGGTGCTTCCTCGTGCTGATCACCGAGGCGGTGCGGGTCCACCGGCTGGTGCGGCCGTTCTTCGGCACCGGGGTGCTGGGCGGCTTCACCACGTTCTCCACCTATGCCGTCGACATCCGGCAGCTGTTCGGCGAGGGCCGGCCCGGTACGGCCCTCGCCTATCTCGCCGCCACCCTGTCGGCGGCGCTCCTCGCGGTGTGGCTGGCGGCCGCGGCGACCCGCCGCGCTCTCGAGTGGAGGCTCCGATGA
- a CDS encoding DUF190 domain-containing protein → MTRLTGNALRLTVFVGENDTWHRKPLYTEIVHRAHAAGLAGASVFRGIEGFGASSLIHTSRLLSLSEDMPVAVVVVDTEERVRAFLPELDELVTEGMVTLDPCEVIRYVGRGANRGDTDTKGKRSL, encoded by the coding sequence ATGACCAGGCTGACCGGCAATGCCCTGCGGCTGACCGTCTTCGTCGGCGAGAACGACACCTGGCACCGCAAGCCCCTGTACACGGAGATCGTGCACCGCGCGCACGCGGCCGGTCTCGCGGGCGCCAGCGTCTTCCGCGGCATCGAGGGCTTCGGCGCCTCCTCGCTGATCCACACGTCCCGGCTGCTCTCGCTGAGCGAGGACATGCCGGTCGCGGTCGTCGTCGTGGACACGGAGGAGCGCGTGCGGGCCTTCCTGCCCGAGCTGGACGAGCTGGTCACGGAGGGCATGGTGACCCTCGATCCCTGTGAGGTCATCCGGTACGTGGGCCGTGGAGCGAACCGGGGCGATACGGACACGAAGGGTAAGAGGTCGTTGTGA